One genomic segment of Rhizobium gallicum bv. gallicum R602sp includes these proteins:
- the plsY gene encoding glycerol-3-phosphate 1-O-acyltransferase PlsY, whose translation MVSDMMTWQITPPLALAAAAMGYLLGSIPFGLILTQAAGLGDVRSIGSGNIGATNVLRTGNKKLAAATLLLDALKASAAAWIVGYFLGGEAGIIAGFFAFIGHLFPVWIGFKGGKGVATYIGTLLGVAPVMVLLFGAVWLAVAFTTRYSSLSALVAMLVIPVALWLLGAEKVAAVMAVMSAISYYKHKANISRLMSGTESKIGAKG comes from the coding sequence ATGGTCTCTGACATGATGACCTGGCAGATCACACCGCCGCTGGCGCTTGCGGCGGCCGCCATGGGCTACCTGCTGGGCTCAATCCCCTTCGGCCTTATCCTGACGCAGGCGGCGGGGCTCGGCGATGTGCGCAGCATCGGCTCCGGCAATATCGGCGCGACCAATGTGCTGCGCACCGGCAACAAGAAGCTTGCGGCTGCGACCCTGTTGCTCGATGCGCTGAAGGCGTCGGCCGCAGCCTGGATCGTCGGATATTTCCTTGGCGGGGAAGCGGGCATCATTGCCGGCTTCTTCGCCTTCATCGGCCACCTCTTCCCAGTCTGGATTGGCTTTAAGGGCGGCAAAGGCGTTGCTACCTATATCGGCACGCTGCTTGGCGTCGCGCCGGTCATGGTTTTGCTTTTCGGCGCCGTATGGCTCGCGGTTGCCTTTACGACCCGTTACTCCTCGCTGTCGGCGCTGGTCGCGATGCTTGTCATCCCGGTTGCATTGTGGCTACTGGGGGCCGAGAAGGTTGCAGCGGTCATGGCGGTGATGTCGGCCATCTCCTATTACAAGCACAAAGCCAACATTTCCCGCCTCATGAGTGGGACGGAGAGCAAGATCGGGGCAAAGGGATAA